Genomic segment of Oryzias melastigma strain HK-1 unplaced genomic scaffold, ASM292280v2 sc01641, whole genome shotgun sequence:
ccatTCACTGAAATCACAGTAAACTCCCAATAGCTTTTGGCTGTTTGTTAGATTACAAGACTTAGTCTTACAGAACAAtattacaaaaggaaaaataacaaaaatacataccGAAGTAACCCTTCCTTGGACCGTGAATAGGCCGCCAGTACCCATATCCTCCAGTCGAGTTTTTTTGGGAGACTTGGGCTGCAGAACTTCTGCAGCTTTCCCTGTCATGTCGTCGGCGATGACTATTTGCGCAGACCGGTATATTTTGGAGGAAgaccttaaataaatttgagCGCTCCCTCCACCAACACTCACTACGccatagttttttaaaatgtacgtTTTGTTCTCCTCCAGACGGACACCTATCTCAGAAAAGAACTGATCGTCCACAGTTATTTTTAACATTCCTGTTTCGTCTGCAGCAGCAAAAGAAGACGTCACCTTCTCACGGCCCACACTAACTTCAGTCCCATCAAAGATAAACTCTAGGCATTTCGTCATTCTACGGCTACCAAGTATCTTAACCTTCAAACTCTTCCATTTTTGATATGGGGAAGTCCCCTGACAGCTACCTGTGACCTGCGCAATCAACTCACTGACTGTAGTAGAAGATGATGCTGCCATTTCTTCAGCCTGCACCTCACAAGAGCACAAGTGTGAATGAGAGTTACCTGCTGGTTTTAAGCACACGCCCACATGCTCAGCCAGTACTTCCtcttaaacaggaagtcaagatggacgactagtgctttcaaaataaagttctgaGGTAAACACTCCATCCTACACAGTGACATCTTGTGGACAACTTTCTAACAAGCACTTTATACACAAGAACTTCTTACATCCAATTGATTCTTTTTCCACAAGTCAAAGGCGTCAGGTTATACCTCAACTAAAATCACTTGTATCTTATACATGTTTCTGTCTAGccatgtaaaagtaaaaaatacatacttGTAAATCCAGCCTTCTCCAAGATACCATTTGATATGTCAAAGTAAAAGGCAAAACTTAGTGCACAATTTTATCCCCTTTTACAACGACATTCAGTTAAATTTAAACAACTATCTTGACTTAATAAAGATGCcataaaatgtcacatttgaacAGCTTCATGTACTGTTATTCAAAGTAtgagaataaaaacagtttgtcaaAAATTCTCACTTTTTTGCTATTTCAAGGGATAAAATACATGTTGTACCAATTGTTTTTCCTGCCTTCAGAGCATTCATATTTTGTGTTACATATTTTGTAAAGTGACTGTTAGAGATACAACGTCA
This window contains:
- the LOC112141035 gene encoding uncharacterized protein LOC112141035, which translates into the protein MAASSSTTVSELIAQVTGSCQGTSPYQKWKSLKVKILGSRRMTKCLEFIFDGTEVSVGREKVTSSFAAADETGMLKITVDDQFFSEIGVRLEENKTYILKNYGVVSVGGGSAQIYLRSSSKIYRSAQIVIADDMTGKAAEVLQPKSPKKTRLEDMGTGGLFTVQGRVTSVSAIRRVDRTDGPIPIRDLELSVEDGSIVPVALWREAALQDVTANTFVSISHCRMTKHASFGSKASSTNYTEIQEVSTPVRKVSITVNGMCVIDNEVLINTIQGGELKTSIDIVKEMAHVVEVEEIYDLLPLKVDVSLEGDNIVEVHK